A single window of Streptococcus cristatus ATCC 51100 DNA harbors:
- the mutY gene encoding A/G-specific adenine glycosylase has protein sequence MLDFKKFGIEMWEEEKIASFREKLLTWYDENKRDLPWRRTNNPYHIWVSEIMLQQTRVDTVIPYYERFLDWFPTVADLAQAPEERLLKAWEGLGYYSRVRNMQKAAQQIMTDFAGKFPDSYEEIASLKGIGPYTAGAIASIAFGLPEPAVDGNVMRVLSRLFEVDLDIGQPSNRKVFQAMMEILIDPDRPGDFNQALMDLGSDIEAPVNPHPEDSPVKEFSAAYLHGTMDKYPIKAPKKKPVPVYLQGLIIENEQGEFLLEKNEAAGLLFGFWHFPLIEVEEFQSDNQMSLFEVAENQPNLDLSPQESFEQDYELIVDWQQKSFPKVQHVFSHRKWHIQLAYGRVKDSQHAADGEVLWLDPEEFGNYPFAKPQQKMWEAFQDVRNK, from the coding sequence ATGTTAGATTTTAAAAAATTTGGAATTGAAATGTGGGAAGAGGAGAAGATTGCCTCTTTTCGCGAGAAATTATTAACTTGGTATGATGAAAACAAACGTGATCTGCCATGGCGCAGAACAAACAATCCTTATCATATCTGGGTTTCTGAAATTATGCTGCAACAGACTCGGGTGGACACTGTGATTCCTTACTATGAGCGCTTTCTTGACTGGTTTCCAACTGTGGCCGACTTAGCGCAAGCGCCAGAGGAGAGACTGCTCAAAGCTTGGGAAGGTTTGGGCTATTATTCGCGGGTGCGAAATATGCAAAAAGCAGCCCAGCAGATAATGACGGATTTCGCTGGAAAATTTCCTGATAGCTATGAAGAAATTGCTAGCCTCAAAGGAATTGGACCTTATACGGCTGGTGCCATTGCTAGTATTGCCTTTGGGCTTCCTGAGCCTGCGGTGGATGGCAACGTCATGCGGGTGCTGAGTCGATTGTTTGAAGTTGATTTAGATATTGGCCAACCCAGCAATCGCAAGGTCTTTCAGGCTATGATGGAGATTCTGATTGATCCAGATAGACCTGGAGATTTTAATCAAGCGCTGATGGATCTGGGATCGGATATCGAAGCTCCTGTCAATCCTCATCCAGAAGACAGTCCTGTAAAGGAGTTCAGTGCAGCCTATTTGCACGGGACCATGGATAAATATCCAATTAAAGCACCTAAAAAGAAGCCAGTTCCGGTCTATCTTCAAGGCTTGATTATCGAAAATGAGCAAGGAGAATTCTTGCTTGAAAAAAATGAGGCTGCTGGCTTGTTATTTGGTTTTTGGCATTTTCCCTTGATTGAAGTCGAAGAATTTCAATCAGATAATCAGATGTCTCTCTTTGAGGTAGCTGAAAATCAGCCCAATCTGGATCTGTCTCCTCAAGAAAGCTTTGAGCAGGATTATGAGTTGATTGTCGATTGGCAGCAGAAGTCCTTTCCAAAGGTGCAACATGTATTCAGTCATCGCAAGTGGCATATACAGCTGGCTTACGGTCGAGTCAAAGATAGCCAGCACGCAGCAGACGGAGAGGTCTTGTGGCTTGATCCAGAAGAATTTGGCAATTACCCCTTTGCCAAGCCCCAGCAGAAGATGTGGGAGGCTTTTCAAGATGTTAGAAATAAATAA
- a CDS encoding CYTH domain-containing protein encodes MNHLEIEYKTMLTEDEHKRLLTFFDHVQPIFQVNYYIDSADFTLREDRMALRVRTTPDAAEFTLKIPQKLGNFEYNQALSEDEFKEITENLQFPQGEILDKLQEKGIPVDKLTILGTLENIRYEKQDTLGLFALDESRYFGKKDFELELEINDIEEGEQKFKDFLNENQIQYKPGKSKIARFAENL; translated from the coding sequence ATGAACCATTTAGAAATTGAATACAAAACAATGTTAACAGAAGACGAACATAAACGACTTCTGACCTTCTTTGATCATGTCCAGCCAATTTTCCAAGTCAACTATTATATTGATTCGGCTGACTTTACTCTTCGTGAAGATCGTATGGCTCTGCGAGTCCGAACCACTCCTGACGCTGCTGAGTTTACTCTAAAAATTCCTCAAAAACTTGGAAATTTCGAATACAACCAAGCCTTGTCCGAAGATGAATTTAAGGAAATTACAGAAAATTTGCAATTTCCTCAGGGAGAAATCCTAGATAAACTCCAAGAAAAAGGAATCCCCGTTGACAAACTGACAATCCTTGGAACCCTTGAAAATATTCGCTATGAAAAACAAGATACACTCGGTCTTTTTGCCTTAGACGAAAGTCGTTACTTTGGTAAAAAAGATTTCGAGTTAGAATTAGAGATCAATGATATTGAAGAGGGTGAACAAAAGTTCAAAGACTTTTTAAACGAAAATCAAATCCAATATAAGCCTGGTAAAAGTAAGATTGCCAGATTTGCCGAAAACTTGTAA
- the pta gene encoding phosphate acetyltransferase, giving the protein MEVFESLRDSVVGKNVRIVLPEGQEPRILQAVKRIVKESEVTPVLLGNPDKIRIYLEIENIMDGYEVIDPKNYDRMEEMVAALVERRKGKVSEEEALELLRTDVNYFGVMLVYLGIVDGMVSGSIHSTAATVRPALQIIKTRPNVTRTSGAFLMVRGSERYLFSDCAININPDSEALAEIAINSAVTAKMFGIDPKIAMLSYSTKGSGFGESVDKVVQATKLVHDLRPDLEVDGELQFDAAFVPSTAALKAPGSKVAGKATVFVFPSIEAGNIGYKMAERLGGFSAVGPVLQGLNKPVNDLSRGCNSDDVYNLTLITAAQSVDQ; this is encoded by the coding sequence ATGGAAGTTTTTGAAAGTCTAAGAGACTCAGTTGTTGGTAAAAATGTTCGTATTGTATTGCCAGAAGGGCAAGAACCGCGTATTCTTCAAGCGGTTAAACGCATAGTAAAAGAATCAGAAGTTACACCAGTTCTTTTGGGGAATCCAGATAAGATCCGTATTTACTTGGAAATCGAAAATATCATGGACGGATATGAAGTCATAGATCCTAAAAACTATGACAGAATGGAAGAAATGGTAGCTGCTCTTGTGGAACGTCGTAAGGGCAAAGTCAGTGAAGAAGAAGCTCTTGAGCTTTTAAGAACAGACGTTAATTATTTTGGGGTGATGCTAGTCTACCTCGGTATCGTAGATGGTATGGTTTCTGGCTCTATCCACTCTACAGCTGCTACAGTGCGTCCAGCATTGCAAATCATTAAAACACGTCCAAATGTAACAAGAACTTCAGGTGCCTTCCTCATGGTGCGTGGTTCAGAACGTTATCTTTTCAGCGACTGTGCCATTAATATCAATCCTGACTCAGAAGCCTTGGCAGAAATTGCGATTAACTCAGCTGTGACAGCTAAAATGTTTGGCATTGATCCTAAGATTGCTATGCTGAGCTATTCAACGAAAGGTTCTGGCTTTGGAGAAAGCGTTGATAAAGTGGTTCAAGCGACTAAGTTGGTCCATGACTTGCGCCCAGACTTAGAAGTTGATGGGGAATTGCAATTTGACGCTGCCTTTGTACCAAGCACAGCAGCCCTGAAAGCTCCAGGAAGCAAGGTTGCAGGTAAAGCGACTGTCTTTGTCTTTCCAAGTATTGAAGCTGGAAATATCGGCTATAAAATGGCAGAGCGTTTAGGTGGGTTCTCAGCTGTCGGTCCAGTTCTTCAAGGATTGAACAAGCCAGTAAATGACCTTTCACGCGGATGTAATTCAGATGACGTTTATAACTTAACACTGATTACAGCTGCACAAAGTGTTGACCAATAA
- a CDS encoding NAD kinase yields the protein MKNTGKKIAIIRNRKRQSEEVFQTLMQKLRKAGFILTPKNPDIVISVGGDGMLLSAFHKYEEQLDKVRFVGVHTGHLGFYTDYRDFEIDKLVENLKLDTGAKVSYPILNVKLTFENGETRTIRALNEATIKRSDRTMVVDVVINNVHFERFRGDGISVSTPTGSTAYNKSLGGAVLHPTIEALQVTEIASLNNRVYRTLGSSVIVPKKDKIELLPTRNDYYTIAVDNQTFSYKNIVRIEYQIDNHKINFVASPSHTSFWNRVRDSFIEECQE from the coding sequence ATGAAGAATACAGGTAAAAAAATAGCGATAATCCGCAATCGCAAAAGGCAGAGTGAGGAAGTATTTCAAACTCTGATGCAAAAATTGCGGAAAGCAGGCTTTATTCTGACACCCAAAAATCCAGATATCGTGATTTCTGTCGGTGGTGATGGGATGCTGCTATCAGCCTTTCACAAGTATGAAGAGCAGCTGGATAAAGTGCGCTTTGTCGGTGTCCATACCGGACATTTGGGTTTTTATACAGATTACCGAGACTTTGAAATCGATAAATTAGTGGAAAATCTGAAATTGGACACAGGTGCCAAGGTCTCTTATCCGATTTTAAATGTCAAGCTGACCTTTGAAAATGGGGAAACGCGGACGATTCGCGCACTCAATGAAGCAACGATTAAACGCTCCGACAGAACCATGGTAGTTGATGTGGTCATCAATAATGTTCATTTTGAGCGTTTTAGAGGTGATGGAATTTCTGTCTCAACGCCTACTGGAAGCACAGCCTACAATAAATCATTGGGAGGAGCTGTTCTGCACCCAACGATTGAAGCCTTGCAAGTGACAGAAATTGCTAGTCTGAATAATCGTGTGTATCGCACTTTGGGTTCCTCAGTTATCGTTCCTAAAAAGGATAAAATTGAGCTATTGCCGACTCGTAATGATTACTATACCATAGCGGTCGATAATCAAACGTTTTCTTATAAAAATATTGTCCGTATCGAGTACCAAATCGATAATCATAAGATTAACTTTGTAGCTTCGCCTAGTCATACCAGCTTTTGGAATCGCGTGAGAGACTCCTTTATCGAGGAGTGTCAAGAATGA
- a CDS encoding phospho-sugar mutase — MTYQDNFQKWLDFAELPDYLRKDLEGMDEKTKEDAFYTNLEFGTAGMRGLIGAGTNRINIYVVRQATEGLARLIDEKGDEFKKRGVAIAYDSRHFSPEFAFESAAVLAKHGIKSYVFESLRPTPELSFAVRHLGTFAGIMITASHNPAPFNGYKVYGEDGGQMPPHDADALTDYIRAIENPFAIEVADVEAEKASGLIEVIGEAVDVEYLKEVKDVNINQKLIDEYGKDMKIVYTPLHGTGEMLARRALAQAGFDSVQVVEAQAVADPDFSTVKSPNPESQAAFALAEELGRQVGADVLVATDPDADRVGVEVLQKDGSYLNLSGNQIGAIMAKYILEAHKSAGTLPANAALCKSIVSTDLVTKIAESYGATMFNVLTGFKFIAEKIQEFEEKHNHTYMMGFEESFGYLIKPFVRDKDAIQAVLVVAELAAYYRSRGLTLADGIEEIYKEYGYYAEKTISVTLSGVDGAEQIKAIMAKFRDNGPKEWNQTAITVVEDFKAQTATAADGTVTNLTTPPSDVLKYTLADGSWIAVRPSGTEPKIKFYIAVVGDSNEDAQAKIANIEAEINAFVK, encoded by the coding sequence ATGACCTATCAAGATAACTTCCAAAAATGGCTTGATTTTGCTGAACTTCCTGATTATCTTCGGAAAGATTTAGAAGGTATGGACGAAAAAACTAAGGAAGATGCCTTTTATACAAACCTTGAATTCGGTACTGCTGGTATGCGTGGTTTAATTGGCGCTGGTACCAACCGTATTAATATTTATGTTGTCCGTCAGGCAACGGAAGGTTTGGCTCGTTTGATTGACGAAAAAGGAGATGAGTTCAAAAAACGTGGTGTAGCAATCGCCTACGACTCTCGCCACTTCTCACCAGAGTTTGCTTTTGAATCTGCTGCTGTTTTGGCTAAGCACGGCATCAAGTCTTATGTCTTTGAAAGCCTGCGCCCAACTCCAGAACTTTCATTTGCGGTACGTCACTTAGGAACTTTTGCTGGTATTATGATTACAGCCAGCCACAACCCTGCTCCATTTAACGGCTACAAGGTATATGGTGAAGACGGCGGACAAATGCCTCCGCATGATGCAGATGCATTGACTGACTACATCCGTGCGATTGAAAATCCTTTTGCTATCGAGGTTGCTGATGTGGAAGCTGAAAAAGCTTCTGGCTTGATTGAAGTTATCGGCGAAGCTGTCGATGTAGAATACCTCAAAGAAGTTAAAGATGTCAATATCAACCAAAAACTGATTGATGAATACGGCAAGGACATGAAGATTGTCTATACTCCTCTTCACGGTACTGGTGAAATGCTGGCTCGTCGCGCTTTGGCTCAAGCAGGATTTGACTCTGTGCAAGTCGTTGAAGCTCAAGCTGTAGCCGACCCTGACTTCTCAACCGTTAAATCTCCAAACCCTGAAAGCCAAGCAGCCTTTGCCCTTGCTGAAGAACTTGGTCGGCAAGTAGGTGCTGATGTTCTTGTCGCAACTGACCCTGACGCTGACCGTGTCGGTGTAGAAGTTCTGCAAAAAGACGGAAGCTACCTCAACCTTTCTGGCAATCAAATCGGTGCCATCATGGCTAAATATATCTTGGAAGCTCATAAGAGTGCTGGAACTCTGCCAGCTAACGCAGCTCTCTGCAAGTCTATCGTTTCTACTGACTTAGTGACTAAGATTGCTGAAAGCTATGGCGCAACCATGTTCAACGTCTTGACTGGTTTCAAATTTATCGCAGAGAAAATCCAAGAATTTGAAGAAAAGCACAACCACACCTACATGATGGGATTTGAAGAAAGTTTCGGTTACTTGATCAAACCATTCGTACGTGATAAAGACGCTATCCAAGCTGTTTTGGTCGTGGCTGAGCTAGCTGCCTACTACCGCTCACGTGGCTTGACTCTGGCCGACGGTATCGAAGAAATCTATAAAGAATACGGCTACTACGCAGAAAAGACTATCTCTGTAACCTTGTCTGGTGTTGACGGTGCTGAGCAAATCAAGGCTATCATGGCTAAATTCCGTGACAATGGTCCGAAAGAATGGAACCAAACAGCTATTACTGTCGTAGAAGACTTTAAGGCTCAAACTGCTACTGCTGCAGATGGTACTGTTACAAACTTGACAACTCCTCCAAGCGACGTCTTGAAATACACACTTGCGGATGGTTCATGGATTGCTGTCCGTCCATCCGGAACAGAACCAAAAATCAAGTTCTACATTGCCGTTGTCGGCGATAGCAATGAGGATGCGCAAGCTAAGATTGCAAATATTGAAGCGGAAATCAATGCTTTTGTAAAATAA
- a CDS encoding thiol reductase thioredoxin, protein MEQFAQNIKDLEVTTVDRTRQAIADKETATFFVGRKTCPYCRKFAATLAGVVADTKAHIFFINSEESTELEKLQAFRSEYSIPTVPGFVHVQDGQVSVRCDSSMTADEIKAFANL, encoded by the coding sequence ATGGAACAATTTGCTCAAAATATTAAAGACTTGGAAGTCACAACTGTTGACCGTACTCGTCAAGCGATTGCTGACAAAGAGACTGCAACTTTCTTCGTCGGTCGTAAAACTTGCCCTTACTGCCGTAAATTCGCAGCTACTCTTGCTGGCGTTGTCGCTGATACCAAGGCGCATATTTTCTTTATCAATAGCGAAGAATCTACCGAATTAGAGAAACTGCAAGCCTTCCGCTCTGAATACAGCATTCCGACAGTCCCTGGTTTTGTTCATGTTCAAGACGGTCAAGTATCTGTTCGTTGTGATTCTTCTATGACTGCAGATGAAATTAAAGCTTTTGCAAACTTGTAA
- a CDS encoding ribose-phosphate diphosphokinase: MSDKKNMKLFSLNSNHSIAEKIAEAAGVPLGKLSSRQFSDGEIQINIEESVRGYDIYIIQSTSFPVNNHLMELLIMVDACKRASANTVTVVMPYFGYARQDRTAAPREPITAKLVANMLVGAGVDRVISLDLHAVQVQGFFDIPVDNLFTIPLFAEHYCNMGLTGEDVVVVSPKNSGVKRARSLAEYLDAPIAIIDYGEDEAGRSEGYIIGEVEGKKAILIDDILNTGRTFSEAAKIVEREGAVEIYAVSSHGLFADEAADLLDSVPIREILVTDSVDTKEKTPKNVHYTTASELIGDAIVRIQERKPVSPLFAFQKK, encoded by the coding sequence ATGTCAGACAAAAAAAATATGAAGCTTTTCTCCCTCAATTCCAATCACTCAATTGCTGAGAAGATTGCTGAAGCTGCCGGAGTACCTTTAGGCAAGCTTTCTTCCCGCCAATTTTCTGATGGCGAGATTCAGATTAACATTGAGGAGAGTGTTCGTGGCTATGATATCTATATCATCCAGTCTACCAGCTTCCCAGTCAATAATCACTTGATGGAGCTATTGATAATGGTTGACGCTTGTAAACGAGCAAGTGCCAATACCGTAACTGTGGTTATGCCCTATTTTGGTTATGCCCGCCAAGATCGGACAGCCGCTCCTCGCGAGCCAATTACTGCAAAACTCGTGGCCAATATGCTTGTTGGAGCTGGCGTAGACAGAGTCATCTCACTTGACCTTCACGCTGTCCAAGTACAAGGCTTCTTTGATATTCCTGTTGACAACCTCTTCACTATTCCATTGTTTGCTGAGCATTATTGCAATATGGGATTAACTGGCGAAGATGTTGTCGTTGTTAGCCCGAAAAATTCTGGCGTGAAACGCGCTCGTAGCTTGGCGGAATATCTCGACGCTCCAATCGCCATCATCGACTATGGTGAAGATGAAGCAGGACGCTCCGAAGGATATATCATCGGTGAGGTTGAAGGCAAAAAAGCAATTTTGATTGACGATATCTTAAATACTGGTCGTACCTTCTCAGAAGCTGCTAAAATCGTTGAACGTGAAGGGGCTGTCGAAATCTATGCTGTCTCAAGTCATGGTTTATTTGCAGATGAAGCTGCAGACTTACTAGACAGTGTTCCTATCCGAGAAATCTTGGTGACTGACTCTGTTGATACAAAAGAAAAGACTCCGAAGAACGTTCACTATACCACAGCTAGCGAGTTGATTGGCGATGCTATCGTGCGTATTCAAGAAAGAAAACCAGTCAGCCCACTTTTTGCTTTTCAAAAGAAATAA
- a CDS encoding GTP pyrophosphokinase gives MTIDWEDFLDPYIQAVGELKIKLRGIRKQYRKQQRHSPIEFVTGRVKHIESIKEKMELRGITEENLAQEMQDIAGLRVMVQFVDDVDEVLEVLRNRTDMRIVQERDYIKNKKDSGYRSYHAIVEYPVDTINGNKVILAEIQIRTLSMNFWATIEHSLNYKYKGEFPEEIKRRLETTANLAYQLDEEMGAIRDAIQEAQALFDPLHRKLNDGVGNSDDTDEEYR, from the coding sequence ATGACAATAGATTGGGAAGATTTTCTGGATCCATATATTCAGGCGGTTGGTGAGTTGAAAATAAAGCTTCGTGGCATTCGCAAACAGTATCGCAAACAGCAACGCCATTCACCGATCGAGTTTGTAACCGGTCGCGTAAAACATATTGAAAGCATCAAGGAAAAAATGGAACTTCGCGGGATAACTGAGGAAAACTTAGCCCAAGAGATGCAGGATATTGCTGGTTTGCGTGTTATGGTTCAATTTGTAGACGATGTGGATGAAGTTTTAGAAGTTTTACGAAATCGGACAGATATGCGTATCGTCCAGGAACGTGATTACATCAAAAACAAAAAAGACAGTGGTTATCGTAGCTACCATGCCATTGTTGAATATCCAGTAGATACGATTAATGGAAATAAAGTTATCTTGGCAGAAATTCAGATTCGTACCTTGTCCATGAACTTTTGGGCAACGATTGAGCACTCTTTAAACTACAAGTATAAAGGAGAATTTCCAGAGGAAATCAAACGGCGCTTGGAGACAACAGCTAATCTCGCCTATCAGCTAGATGAAGAGATGGGAGCCATTCGCGATGCCATCCAAGAAGCACAAGCGCTCTTTGATCCTCTGCACCGCAAGCTAAATGACGGTGTTGGAAATAGTGACGATACAGATGAAGAATACAGGTAA
- a CDS encoding RluA family pseudouridine synthase encodes MRFEFIADEHVKVKTFLKKHEISKALLAKVKFAGGNILVNGKSQNAIYLLDIGDKVTVDIPSEKGFESLEAVDRELSIVYEDEHFLVLDKPAGVASIPSVNHSNTMANFVKAYYIRQDYENQQVHIVTRLDRDTSGLMLFAKHGYAHARLDKQLQKKMIEKRYYALVQGSGELKLEGDIIAPIGRDPDSIITRCVTKDGKYAHTSYKVVEQFGDIYLVDIRLHTGRTHQIRVHFAHLGFPLLGDDLYGGTLEAGITRQALHCHSLSFYNPFLEKQLQLESQLPIDFQNTITSLTKNN; translated from the coding sequence ATGAGATTTGAGTTTATTGCGGATGAGCATGTCAAAGTCAAAACTTTTTTGAAAAAGCATGAAATTTCAAAAGCCCTTTTGGCCAAAGTGAAGTTTGCAGGTGGGAATATTCTTGTCAATGGTAAATCTCAAAATGCCATTTATTTGCTGGATATTGGAGATAAGGTGACAGTAGATATCCCTTCTGAGAAAGGCTTTGAAAGCCTAGAAGCCGTGGATCGTGAGTTGTCGATCGTATATGAAGATGAGCACTTTCTAGTTTTAGATAAACCTGCCGGAGTAGCTAGTATCCCTAGTGTCAACCATTCGAATACGATGGCAAACTTTGTTAAGGCTTACTATATTCGGCAAGATTATGAAAATCAGCAGGTTCATATTGTGACGAGGTTGGATCGCGATACCAGTGGACTCATGCTCTTTGCAAAACATGGATATGCCCATGCAAGACTGGATAAGCAATTGCAGAAAAAAATGATTGAAAAGCGCTATTACGCGCTCGTTCAGGGGAGCGGTGAGCTTAAACTGGAAGGAGATATAATTGCGCCAATCGGGCGCGATCCTGACAGCATTATTACTAGATGTGTGACAAAGGATGGCAAGTATGCACATACCAGCTACAAGGTTGTGGAGCAGTTTGGCGATATCTATCTGGTCGACATTCGTCTGCATACAGGGAGGACCCATCAGATTCGTGTGCACTTCGCCCATCTTGGATTTCCTCTCCTCGGAGATGATCTTTATGGTGGGACATTGGAAGCGGGAATTACACGTCAGGCCTTGCATTGTCACTCTTTATCTTTTTATAATCCATTTTTGGAAAAGCAGCTCCAATTGGAATCCCAGTTGCCGATTGATTTCCAAAATACTATTACATCGTTAACAAAAAATAATTAA